Genomic segment of Catenibacterium mitsuokai:
GGGTATCTTTTTTTCGTTTCGTTGTTGAAATTATGCTATGCCAAAAAAGTTCACTAATGAAGAAATTGAGTTATTATCTAAATCACCCTATGTCAAAGCCATAAGACAAGACAGACTTGTATTAACACATGAATTCAGATGCATCTTATATGATGAATGGATTAAGCAGCCATCTACCTTACAGATAAGAGAAACACTTAAATCATACGGCTTTGATTGTTCGATGTTAGGGAAAATTATAATAAATAACATCAACATTAACTTTAAGCGCTATGGTCGTCCTACTAACGGAAAAAATAAGGTATTTGGACAGAGTATATATTCAGTTGAATTATATGATAATTCATTTCTAGTTGACTCCGGGGTATTCGTCAAAGGACGTAGAGGAATTACATTTAGTTCTGAGTTCATTAATAAAGCCTATAAAGAATATCCTTCTGTGTCCATTGAAAATCAGCTTGAATCCTGTGGTCTTGATCCCGAAAAAGTCGGATATCATAGAATATATGAATTAAAAAGAAAACTTGAAGATGGAGAAAAAACTAAAGAAAAGATAAGTGCTGATGCAGCAGAGAAATACTTTGGTCATCCATATGTAAAGAGATGCAATACAGATCATTTTACACTTAATAAACAGTTCTATGATGAAGCTTCAATATTCTATAGTTATCCCGTTGATGAGATCCTTGGAATATTTGAGATTGATGGTTCTGATTTTCCTATCAGAGTGCGAAATAAAATAAAGAAACAGCTCATATCCTGGAATGGTGATTCTGATGATATGGTGGTGGAATGTGACCAGGAGTTCAGATGCCGCATCCAGCACAACAGGATGAGAGCACTAGAAAAACTGTCAATGATGCATTTTGATACTATCAGGAAAATTCTTCCTTCCCTTACCCCCGAGCAGAAGAAGGCATTATGCATATGGATAAGAGACCTCCCACACGACAGATATGATTATTCTATCCGTTCCATACTAAAGAGAATCGGCATATCCAAGTCATCCTATTATTCAATACTCTCAGATGATAATTACGGTATGAAAGAAAGGCAGGATGAGATTGATTTTGAATACATAAGGAAGGTCATGGATTATAAGGGATTCAGAAAAGGAACGCGCACCATCTATATGATGCTTCCCGATATATGTGGTGTTCATTTTGGGAGAAACAAGATTCTCAGGCTGATGAGAAAATACAACTGCATATGCGCCATCCGCAGGGAGCGTACTGAATTGAAAACGTACAGAGAAAACTTAAAAAGCAACAGGAAGCCAAACCTTCTTAAGAGAATGTTCCGTCTGGCAAGGCCGGGTGACATACTGCTCACAGATGTGAGCTATCTAAAATACGGGCTGAACAGAACTGAATACCTGTCTTGCATAAAGGATGCAGTAAGCGGACGTGTTGTAAGTCATATCACTTCTTCAGGTAACGATCTTAATTTAGTTATGGATACAATAGATACTCTTGATCCTTCTGAGGATGCCATCTTCCATTCTGACCAGGGCTCCCTCTATTTTAATGATTTATTCCAGGGCAGGCTTAAGGAACTAGGATACAGACAGTCCATGTCACGCAGGGGAAACTGCTGGGATAATGCAAGCCAGGAATCCTTCTTTGGACATATGAAGGATGAGTGCGACCTGTCTGGCTGTTCCACTCCGGAAGAAGTGAAGGAAATGATAGATAATTATGTATACTACTATAATAATGAGCGTCCTCAGTGGACACGTAATAAGATGACACCAACTGAATATGAAGACTATCTTAATTCATTATCTGATAATGAATATTCAGATTATCTTCAAAACGAACAGGAAAAGTATGATAAAATGATGAAAAAAGCGAGAGAAAAGGCGCTCAAGCGTGCAGTTGAGCTTGGCGCTCTGACAGAGGAGGATATGGAATTATATGGCTCAGGAAAGAAAGAAGAACAGGCAACAGCAGACAGAGGCGCAGAGACTTGCACATAGAGATGCAGTTATTGAACATTCAGATAATAAGTTCGTTGCAGAACTTACAAAGAATATGGATGCATTCATCTATACAAAGGACTTCTATGTTGCACTGTATAAGCAGCTTGAAAGTGGAATGACATCAATCGAGGCTTATGAATCATTAGGGTTCGATACTAAGAAACTAGGAAAGAACTGCGCTCAGGCAGCAGCCAAGCGTGCAAGACAGAAAGCGAAGAACGGGGAGTTTGAACCAAAGGCTGAGAACTATGATGGAAGCATCCCTATTGAGGAAATGCCTGAAATGACTCTCGAAGAGAAGGTTGCATACCAGGAGGCACGTATCAGATATCTTGAGGATTACGTAGAATTTCAAAAAAAAATGCCTTCCATACTGGAGGAGATATACTCATCCTACAGCGACAAGAAGTAAAGGAGGACAAGCTCTTCATGGCTTATGACTACATAAGCAGGGGAAAGGCAA
This window contains:
- a CDS encoding IS3 family transposase codes for the protein MPKKFTNEEIELLSKSPYVKAIRQDRLVLTHEFRCILYDEWIKQPSTLQIRETLKSYGFDCSMLGKIIINNININFKRYGRPTNGKNKVFGQSIYSVELYDNSFLVDSGVFVKGRRGITFSSEFINKAYKEYPSVSIENQLESCGLDPEKVGYHRIYELKRKLEDGEKTKEKISADAAEKYFGHPYVKRCNTDHFTLNKQFYDEASIFYSYPVDEILGIFEIDGSDFPIRVRNKIKKQLISWNGDSDDMVVECDQEFRCRIQHNRMRALEKLSMMHFDTIRKILPSLTPEQKKALCIWIRDLPHDRYDYSIRSILKRIGISKSSYYSILSDDNYGMKERQDEIDFEYIRKVMDYKGFRKGTRTIYMMLPDICGVHFGRNKILRLMRKYNCICAIRRERTELKTYRENLKSNRKPNLLKRMFRLARPGDILLTDVSYLKYGLNRTEYLSCIKDAVSGRVVSHITSSGNDLNLVMDTIDTLDPSEDAIFHSDQGSLYFNDLFQGRLKELGYRQSMSRRGNCWDNASQESFFGHMKDECDLSGCSTPEEVKEMIDNYVYYYNNERPQWTRNKMTPTEYEDYLNSLSDNEYSDYLQNEQEKYDKMMKKAREKALKRAVELGALTEEDMELYGSGKKEEQATADRGAETCT